The Vitis vinifera cultivar Pinot Noir 40024 chromosome 12, ASM3070453v1 genome has a segment encoding these proteins:
- the LOC100242074 gene encoding uncharacterized protein LOC100242074, translating into MLKHSNKSLKPWHRSHKCPVPVLIVLLILIIVVLMLSFHNNGKQPSSSIGVMTQSSDPLVQFHPTIEFRNGTDVIWQIPDSPKAVLFLAHGCNGQAVNFWDRSPSCPDCVGLPEERLIVLHSLNRKFAVLTISSAGKCWSFGKESLIVKGIIQWWIEKNKLEKLPLVALGASSGGYFVSVLATNLRFSSVTLMIAEGLFHKIDIMKDYPPTLFVHMPKDQARKQRIAENMEILRNKGIDVAEVKCMEFPLSPYFLADRIPGVDKNISAKLFGLLRDKGFINVNGYMRNDGRATNWKKVLSESNIIFPDWDIFVHHIQEELNLAFAYHEMTSLQSEQIFNWFESHMT; encoded by the coding sequence ATGTTGAAGCACAGCAATAAATCATTGAAGCCATGGCACAGATCGCATAAATGTCCTGTGCCGGTTCTGATTGTACTTCTGATTCTAATAATTGTAGTTTTAATGTTGTCATTTCACAACAATGGAAAACAGCCCAGTTCTTCAATTGGAGTTATGACACAAAGCAGTGATCCTCTGGTCCAATTCCACCCCACCATAGAGTTCAGGAATGGAACAGATGTTATATGGCAAATACCCGATTCACCTAAGGCTGTTCTCTTTCTGGCCCATGGGTGTAATGGCCAAGCGGTTAACTTTTGGGACAGATCCCCCAGCTGTCCGGATTGTGTTGGTCTTCCTGAAGAAAGGTTAATAGTTCTTCACTCTCTCAATCGAAAATTTGCTGTTCTTACCATTTCAAGTGCTGGGAAATGCTGGTCATTTGGGAAGGAAAGTTTAATTGTTAAAGGAATCATCCAATGGTGGATTGAGAAAAACAAGCTTGAAAAGCTTCCTCTTGTGGCTTTGGGGGCCTCCTCTGGTGGGTACTTTGTTTCTGTGCTTGCCACTAATTTGAGATTTAGTAGTGTTACACTGATGATTGCTGAAGGGCTGTTTCATAAAATAGATATTATGAAGGATTATCCACCCACCCTTTTTGTTCACATGCCCAAAGATCAAGCTAGGAAACAGAGAATAGCTGAAAATATGGAGATTTTGAGGAATAAAGGCATTGATGTTGCAGAGGTTAAATGCATGGAATTCCCCCTGTCGCCATACTTTTTGGCTGACAGAATCCCAGGTGTTGATAAGAACATTTCTGCCAAGTTGTTTGGGCTCTTGCGTGACAAGGGCTTTATCAATGTGAATGGATATATGAGGAACGATGGGCGTGCAACAAATTGGAAAAAAGTTCTCAGTGagagtaatattatttttccagATTGGGATATATTTGTCCACCACATTCAGGAAGAACTGAATCTGGCATTTGCATATCATGAAATGACAAGCTTGCAGTCAGAGCAGATTTTTAACTGGTTTGAATCTCATATGACTTGA